ATATTTCTGTTTTGAACATGCGGCGAGTAATGCTATATTCTCGCCGCATGTTTATTAAATAATCAATCCTGCTTCGCCCAAAACATGTGGCGAGGCCATAAGACCAAAGGAGAAACAATGGAAAACCGGTATAGCACGATTTTTATCGTGGATGTGTCGCAGAATCCGGAAGAAGTTGAAACCGTAACCAGCCGTATCGTGCAATTGATCGAAGATCACGGTGGTGTTATTGTGCTCAACAATCCCTGGGGAAAGCGCCGTATGGCTTACCCGATCAACAATAAAAACAGCGGTTTTTATGTTGAAATTGAATTTACTGCCCAAAGCCGTTTGAATATCCCCCAAATTATCGAGAAAGAATATCGACTCAACGACCGGGTGATGCGTCACCTGACTTATGTTGTGACAAAAGAAGAATTGTTGCAGCGTGGCATCGATATTCGTCGTGCAAAAACCTCGTCAGGCGATTCTGATGATTTTCGTGGCGGAAGAGACGACGATAGACCCCGACGCTCCGGCCCGCGTTTTTCGAACAAAGATATCGAGCCCATTAAAAGAGCCGAGCCTGTGGTAGCCGAAAAGGCAGATACTGTCGTTGAAATGAACGATTCAAATGATGCAGACCAGAATGAAGTGGAGGTGAAAGATGAATAGTGGCAGACAAAGAGCACGCACCGGTGGTAGATCCCGCGCCAACTCACGCCCGCGCAAAAAACGCGTTAGCCGTCTGAGTGAAAATGGTATTGTATTTGTCGATTTTCGCGATACCAAATTGTTGGTTCGCTATTTATCCGAACAAGGGAAAATCGTACCCCGCAGAACATCTGGTAACAACGTCCAACAACAACGCCAATTGGCGATTGCCATCAAACGCGCACGGCATTTGGCTTTGCTGCCGTTTGTATCGGACATCCAACGCTAAATCGACAAAAGACAAGAGTTTAAGAGGTATTTTAACATGAAAATAGTACTCAGACAAGATTTTGAAAGCCTTGGCAAAACCGGCGATGTTGTTGAAGTAAAGCCGGGTTACGCCAGAAATTTTTTGGTGCCGCGCAAAATTGCACTTCCCGCAAAACCGAATTTTATCAAAATGGTTGAGGAAGAATCGCGCCAAAAACAATTGCGTCAGCGTAAAGATCGCAAAATTGCCGAAGAATTGGCAGCCAAATTGAACGAAGTTTCGCTCACAATTTCCGTAAATGTGGGTGAAGAAGATAAGATGTTCGGTTCAGTTACATCACAGGATATTGCCGCTGGTTTGGCTGAAAGCGGGCATGAAATTGATCGCCGTAAAATCCAATTGGATGAGCCGATCAAAGCATTGGGAATTTATTCAGTGCCGATAAAACTGTACCCGGAAGTGGTTGCAAATGTCAAAGTGTGGGTCGTAAAAGAGTAGGCTTGCAGTTCGACAATTGTTCAAAGATGTTTACATTTAGAGAGATATATCCATAAGCGTCCCGGTTTCGGGGCGCTTTTTTTTATGCCAAAACCTGCAATAATTGAATTATCCGAAAAGTTTTCATAATTTTCCCTGCAGATAAAATCAATGTTCATCGAAGAGAAATTCTATTGCGACAATCGATCACACATTTTTGGCGATTTCATTTAGCTCTAATGTTCGGCGTTGCCGTCGCGACAGCAATTTTGTCCGGTGCGATGATTGTTGGAGATTCGGTCAGCGGAAGCCTGCGCAGCTTGTCGTT
The window above is part of the Calditrichia bacterium genome. Proteins encoded here:
- the rpsF gene encoding 30S ribosomal protein S6, with translation MENRYSTIFIVDVSQNPEEVETVTSRIVQLIEDHGGVIVLNNPWGKRRMAYPINNKNSGFYVEIEFTAQSRLNIPQIIEKEYRLNDRVMRHLTYVVTKEELLQRGIDIRRAKTSSGDSDDFRGGRDDDRPRRSGPRFSNKDIEPIKRAEPVVAEKADTVVEMNDSNDADQNEVEVKDE
- a CDS encoding 30S ribosomal protein S18 — encoded protein: MNSGRQRARTGGRSRANSRPRKKRVSRLSENGIVFVDFRDTKLLVRYLSEQGKIVPRRTSGNNVQQQRQLAIAIKRARHLALLPFVSDIQR
- a CDS encoding 50S ribosomal protein L9; translation: MKIVLRQDFESLGKTGDVVEVKPGYARNFLVPRKIALPAKPNFIKMVEEESRQKQLRQRKDRKIAEELAAKLNEVSLTISVNVGEEDKMFGSVTSQDIAAGLAESGHEIDRRKIQLDEPIKALGIYSVPIKLYPEVVANVKVWVVKE